The following coding sequences lie in one Psychrobacter arenosus genomic window:
- the cas6f gene encoding type I-F CRISPR-associated endoribonuclease Cas6/Csy4 — MSQLTHYQEITLIPDPDISPYFIWQKLYTQLHIALAEVKNEHGIDSIGVSFPDYHYDDKKEQSSKLGHKLRVFAPSQADLETLDLHKWLSRLSDYVHVKSISEVGNKATGHAVVKRYRFKPMEIQAHTLAEKLGVSYEDAMVTVKKRKPELKVPFINLKSETNDVIYRLSILQEVVDSPVKGAFNTYGLNTMTTGVTVPHW, encoded by the coding sequence ATGAGTCAGCTTACTCACTACCAAGAGATTACCCTAATACCCGACCCCGATATCTCGCCCTACTTTATATGGCAAAAGCTCTATACACAGTTGCATATAGCACTTGCTGAGGTCAAGAATGAACACGGCATCGACAGTATCGGGGTAAGCTTCCCTGACTACCACTACGATGATAAAAAGGAGCAATCCTCTAAGCTGGGACATAAACTACGAGTCTTCGCCCCAAGTCAGGCAGATTTAGAAACACTTGATTTGCACAAATGGTTGTCTCGCCTTAGTGACTATGTGCATGTAAAAAGCATCAGTGAGGTTGGTAATAAGGCAACGGGCCATGCAGTGGTAAAACGTTATCGCTTTAAGCCAATGGAGATTCAGGCGCACACTCTCGCTGAAAAGCTAGGGGTTAGCTATGAAGACGCTATGGTCACTGTCAAAAAACGCAAACCTGAGTTGAAAGTGCCGTTTATTAATCTAAAGAGTGAAACTAATGACGTGATTTATAGACTATCTATCCTTCAAGAAGTGGTAGATAGCCCAGTTAAAGGAGCGTTTAATACCTATGGTCTTAATACTATGACTACTGGCGTAACCGTGCCCCATTGGTAA
- the csy3 gene encoding type I-F CRISPR-associated protein Csy3: MSNLKTASVLAFERNLDISDAFFAQRDSQNLQAKSTPVTIKEKSVRGTISNRLKNANKIDPAKLDAEIEKANLQRVDSAALDEANDTLVVTWSCKVLPFTGKPNVCNDSEYQQALEATVQDYLNTQGVSELARRYATNIANARWLWRNRVGAESIDVEVTCEVAGNKHELNFAGKSLSLRDFDDSNEQLTELANLIEKGLTGEAFVILYVKGAAKMGYGQEVYPSQELVLDTGKTKSKELYQINGKAGMHSQKIGNAIRTIDTWYPDAEFPIAIEPYGAVTTLGTAFRQPKAKMDFYSLFDNWILKGETPDVEQQHYVMAVLIRGGVFGASGKE, encoded by the coding sequence ATGAGCAATTTAAAAACCGCATCTGTATTGGCTTTTGAGCGCAACCTAGATATCTCTGACGCTTTTTTCGCGCAGCGTGACAGCCAGAACTTGCAAGCAAAATCGACTCCAGTGACTATTAAAGAAAAGTCCGTACGCGGCACCATCAGTAATCGTCTTAAGAACGCTAATAAAATTGACCCTGCAAAACTAGACGCTGAGATTGAAAAAGCCAATTTACAGCGTGTTGATTCTGCTGCTCTTGATGAAGCAAACGATACCTTAGTAGTGACTTGGAGTTGCAAAGTCCTGCCATTCACAGGTAAACCTAATGTATGCAATGACAGCGAGTATCAGCAAGCGTTGGAGGCTACTGTACAAGACTATTTAAATACTCAAGGAGTCAGTGAGCTTGCTCGTCGTTACGCGACCAATATCGCTAACGCTCGTTGGTTATGGCGCAATCGCGTAGGAGCAGAGAGCATCGACGTTGAAGTCACTTGTGAAGTAGCGGGCAATAAGCACGAGCTAAATTTCGCCGGTAAGTCCTTATCTTTACGTGACTTTGACGACTCTAACGAACAGCTCACTGAGTTAGCCAATCTAATTGAGAAAGGTCTAACAGGAGAAGCCTTTGTTATTCTTTACGTAAAAGGCGCAGCGAAGATGGGATATGGTCAGGAGGTTTATCCTTCTCAAGAGCTGGTTTTAGATACTGGCAAGACTAAGAGTAAAGAACTTTACCAAATCAATGGTAAAGCAGGCATGCACTCCCAAAAGATTGGTAATGCTATCCGCACTATCGATACTTGGTATCCCGACGCCGAGTTCCCTATTGCTATCGAACCTTACGGCGCAGTGACTACCTTAGGCACAGCTTTCCGTCAGCCTAAAGCGAAAATGGACTTTTATAGCCTATTCGATAATTGGATATTGAAAGGAGAAACACCCGACGTCGAGCAGCAGCACTATGTGATGGCGGTACTCATTCGTGGTGGCGTATTTGGTGCCAGTGGTAAGGAGTAA
- the csy2 gene encoding type I-F CRISPR-associated protein Csy2 — protein MSRLDNNHEQTKDIVGYLLFKKLVVEGANTISSPLTYGFPAITGFLGSFHAMSRKLATTDDLADLSLGGVLIACHDCQPQMYRDKNYNNYTFNQSRNPIKKDGKTASIIEEGKCRLVVTLAVEVLAENRLSDEEQQSLIKRSHQWVWQQRMAGGSVQGIDRFQPVQFFDDDDLDTIVPQLLPAFVLIDAQDDFAEIIQEIQQEKPEATPLDALIEVCALHHIPETQKNGDTKWLTTSRKSGHGWLVPMPIGYQGISELYEAGEMQNVRNPEYTSQYVESIYSLGKWVYPQRLGGIDSAHDIANAFWRYDYDAEQSLYLVTQEYDH, from the coding sequence ATGAGTCGCCTAGATAACAATCATGAGCAGACAAAAGACATTGTCGGCTACTTATTATTTAAAAAGTTGGTGGTTGAGGGAGCGAACACCATCTCTAGTCCACTAACTTACGGCTTTCCTGCTATTACTGGGTTTTTGGGTAGTTTTCATGCTATGTCGCGCAAACTAGCGACTACAGACGACTTAGCTGACTTATCACTGGGCGGCGTTCTAATTGCCTGTCATGACTGCCAACCGCAAATGTATCGCGATAAAAATTATAACAATTACACCTTTAACCAGAGTCGTAATCCGATCAAAAAAGACGGTAAGACCGCCTCTATTATAGAAGAAGGTAAATGTCGTCTGGTGGTTACTTTAGCTGTGGAAGTTTTAGCTGAAAACCGCTTAAGCGATGAAGAGCAACAAAGCCTGATTAAACGGAGCCATCAATGGGTTTGGCAACAGCGTATGGCAGGCGGTAGTGTCCAAGGTATCGATCGATTTCAACCGGTGCAATTCTTCGATGACGATGATTTAGATACCATTGTTCCCCAGTTACTGCCCGCCTTTGTATTGATAGACGCACAAGATGACTTTGCAGAGATTATCCAGGAAATCCAACAAGAAAAACCTGAAGCTACCCCTTTAGATGCTTTAATTGAAGTATGTGCCCTGCATCATATTCCAGAAACACAAAAAAATGGTGATACCAAATGGCTGACCACTTCTCGCAAGTCAGGTCACGGTTGGCTAGTACCTATGCCAATAGGCTATCAAGGTATCTCTGAGTTATATGAGGCAGGTGAGATGCAAAATGTACGCAATCCGGAATATACCAGTCAATATGTTGAGTCTATTTATAGCTTAGGAAAATGGGTATATCCACAGCGTTTAGGGGGTATCGACAGCGCGCATGACATAGCCAACGCCTTTTGGCGTTATGACTATGACGCTGAGCAGTCGCTCTATCTAGTCACCCAAGAGTACGATCATTAA
- the csy1 gene encoding type I-F CRISPR-associated protein Csy1, which produces MENQNHISAKVAVHAFLSSLYDKKTDKEQKQLAKAIEDGDSDGASVLTTTLAEAKEKYSVGNWVADAANRMAKQLNFGTHISKGVHPDAKGDNISFTETNDISETLVGTHSIQSHYIDANGNAAALPLAAFFDFAVNEKTKIRDLILSDNADFTNSLAKEQQTAKEYHQVFKTALQNLITQPITHERNKQTLWPTNAYSSVALAHLDYITTVPLYPSVLTHEVYQRINHVKFSEENKSARDNRFKKTAEQQPYVSLNNLATLQLGGTKPQNVSLLMSKQGGRNYLLPSMPPPMLTRTDTFKPSKFANSIFGSALAHKAKPALSKVFKAVKDQRNIVDIRDARKQAIDEILNYIFESAEHLRSTMPVGWSKDYELDDCEKYWLDPLRAELDGQADFKAKREDSSAAWHQQIIHNFARWLNSLLQDEFKEIKREFADAEHLEWEREIEAMTKLYERAGRGVFL; this is translated from the coding sequence ATGGAAAATCAAAATCACATTTCTGCCAAGGTGGCTGTTCATGCCTTTTTGAGCAGCCTTTATGATAAGAAAACTGACAAAGAGCAAAAACAGCTCGCTAAGGCCATTGAGGACGGTGATAGTGACGGCGCTTCGGTGCTTACAACTACTTTGGCTGAAGCTAAAGAAAAATATAGTGTAGGCAATTGGGTGGCTGATGCGGCCAACCGAATGGCGAAACAGTTGAATTTCGGCACCCATATCTCTAAGGGGGTACATCCGGATGCGAAAGGTGACAACATCAGCTTTACTGAAACTAATGATATCTCTGAGACCTTAGTCGGCACCCACTCTATTCAAAGTCATTATATTGATGCCAATGGTAATGCTGCTGCCCTGCCCCTTGCTGCTTTTTTTGACTTTGCCGTGAATGAGAAGACTAAAATTCGTGATCTTATTCTGTCAGATAATGCTGACTTTACTAACTCGCTAGCAAAAGAGCAACAGACGGCAAAAGAGTATCACCAAGTCTTTAAAACAGCCTTACAAAACCTGATTACCCAGCCAATCACTCACGAACGCAACAAACAAACTTTATGGCCGACCAATGCTTATAGCAGTGTAGCTTTAGCGCATCTAGATTACATCACTACCGTACCACTCTACCCTTCTGTATTGACTCATGAAGTTTATCAGCGCATCAATCACGTTAAGTTTTCGGAAGAGAATAAAAGCGCTCGCGACAATCGATTTAAAAAAACTGCGGAGCAACAGCCTTATGTCAGTCTAAATAATTTGGCTACTTTACAGTTGGGCGGTACTAAACCACAAAACGTTAGCTTACTGATGAGCAAACAAGGGGGACGAAATTACTTATTACCTTCTATGCCACCGCCCATGCTAACTCGTACCGATACTTTTAAACCTTCAAAATTTGCCAACTCTATCTTTGGTAGCGCTTTGGCGCATAAGGCCAAACCTGCTCTCTCCAAAGTATTTAAAGCCGTCAAAGACCAGCGCAATATCGTAGACATTCGTGATGCTCGCAAACAGGCTATTGATGAAATATTAAATTATATCTTTGAATCAGCAGAGCATCTACGCAGCACTATGCCTGTAGGATGGTCTAAAGATTACGAGCTAGATGATTGCGAGAAGTACTGGCTAGACCCATTACGCGCAGAATTAGACGGACAAGCAGACTTTAAAGCCAAACGTGAAGACAGTAGCGCTGCTTGGCATCAACAGATTATTCATAACTTCGCACGTTGGCTTAATTCACTACTACAAGACGAGTTTAAAGAGATTAAGAGAGAGTTTGCCGATGCTGAGCACCTCGAATGGGAGCGCGAGATAGAAGCTATGACTAAACTATATGAGCGAGCTGGCAGAGGAGTATTTCTATGA
- a CDS encoding BrnT family toxin, which yields MIFEWDDHKNRSNIQKHHLSFDDVIGVFFDPFCLRKLDYRFDEEERWQALGASNGITIVLVAYSHRDNEDNEIIRIISARKADSQERRTYEYGKKGY from the coding sequence ATGATCTTTGAGTGGGACGACCATAAAAACCGTTCAAACATTCAAAAGCATCATTTGTCCTTTGACGATGTAATTGGGGTTTTCTTTGATCCTTTTTGTCTTAGAAAGCTAGATTACAGGTTTGATGAAGAAGAGCGCTGGCAAGCCCTAGGTGCCAGCAATGGTATAACTATAGTGCTAGTAGCGTATTCTCATCGCGATAACGAAGATAATGAAATTATTCGTATAATCAGTGCACGTAAAGCCGATAGCCAAGAGAGGCGGACTTATGAATATGGTAAGAAAGGTTATTAA
- the cas3f gene encoding type I-F CRISPR-associated helicase Cas3f, with translation MIVTFVSQCEKNSLKRTRRILDAFANRIGSNVWQTAITEDGLATIKQLLRKSATKSTAVSCHRIKTRKQSELVWIVGNKRKFNEIGIVPVNSTRRNLLHAEWENDWTYASSIQIIATLAALLHDIGKSTVGFQKKLIEGSRLGDPYRHEWISLKLFEILTQDCNTDADWLNRFQNLSDWLDNQAIEKLLIAANPDKTEISKLPPLAQWVAWLIVTHHRLPPAKDVFYSPKAIQRQRSKSLEIKWALNKFYTYLKPVDYWVKNPKSLEEMSPTQLKNFWQFEHSVIHSPLWQKDIKRWSKKALNDHTLIQLSQQAMDTQQAISDPLLLHLSRLSLMVGDHNYSSLKEDDSRCLKVNSTFAKLAANTDRTKDKPTVKQSLEEHLLGVGSFTAQFARALPIIAGEMPRLKNHDPLAKPTGVARFKWQNAAFKAALGLQETTCEHGFFGINMASTGAGKTIGNARIMYALADPKKGARFTIALGLRVLTLQTGLSFRNNLKLQGNQLAILVGGTAHKKLFELAYDNKAGEFSHILAEYNKDSNPDHDSETFGSESSEDLIDEIIDSDIDYQDYDELNFGTVIASPKARDLIFAPIVTCTVDHIIQASECKRGGKYIAPMLRLLSSDLILDEPDDFDQADLPALSRLVHLAGLMGTRVLLSSATLTPDLVTGLFEAYLEGRKLFNQSQNKPSPNVVCAWFDEQEKSVTSQQCNASSNFYEAHNNFSTRRASYLAKQPIRRKAEILPLELSYSKESQTQFYSQLAQVIVDGAITLHNDHHVTSSKTSQQVSIGLVRIANVNNINAIAKQLFRPETIHLPDDTVLHVVSYHAKQLLVLRNSLENKLDRILARGDSEIALFEHPEIQQALASHPAQKHIFMVLATPVAEVGRDHDYDWAIVEPSSMRSIIQLAGRVWRHRPDKVATTPNIFLLQYNLGYFKQKGAKQPVFTRPGFETVSIQPKSYDLNKLISPAQLEHIDARPRILTSDNKTVETLSDLEHQVMKDLLNNTKLNYVNAYWESGATANRTHTHLQQISPFRAGSPQEDWLLIPRLVHDDEDTDIPSEGFDAYPAEEVFDKGLNRANSQNKVVQPLDFEFNHPSIYPWLATSLKEALLELQAKQPEKSLRSLAISYASASLDRMTPSNNRGWHFHEYFGFIRD, from the coding sequence ATGATTGTCACCTTTGTCTCGCAATGCGAAAAGAACTCGCTTAAACGTACTCGGCGAATATTAGATGCTTTTGCTAATCGTATCGGTAGCAATGTTTGGCAAACGGCTATTACAGAAGATGGTCTGGCTACTATCAAACAGTTGCTGCGTAAGTCGGCAACTAAGTCTACGGCGGTAAGTTGTCATCGCATCAAGACTCGTAAGCAGTCTGAATTGGTTTGGATCGTGGGTAATAAGCGTAAGTTTAATGAGATTGGGATTGTGCCTGTGAATTCTACGCGGCGGAACTTATTGCACGCGGAATGGGAGAATGATTGGACATATGCTAGCAGTATTCAAATTATCGCTACGCTTGCCGCTTTACTCCATGACATTGGCAAATCAACTGTGGGTTTTCAAAAGAAACTCATTGAAGGCAGTCGTTTAGGTGACCCCTATCGCCATGAATGGATCTCGTTAAAATTATTCGAAATACTAACGCAAGATTGCAACACGGATGCAGACTGGCTAAATCGTTTTCAAAACCTCAGTGATTGGTTGGATAACCAAGCTATCGAAAAGTTATTAATCGCTGCCAATCCCGATAAAACTGAAATCAGTAAGTTACCTCCTCTAGCTCAATGGGTGGCCTGGCTTATCGTGACCCACCATCGTCTGCCACCTGCTAAAGACGTATTCTACTCTCCAAAAGCGATACAAAGACAGCGTAGCAAATCTTTAGAGATTAAATGGGCATTAAACAAATTTTATACCTATCTTAAGCCGGTAGATTACTGGGTAAAAAACCCAAAATCGCTTGAAGAAATGTCTCCTACACAACTCAAAAACTTTTGGCAATTTGAGCACTCAGTCATTCATAGCCCACTGTGGCAAAAGGATATAAAGCGTTGGTCAAAAAAAGCTTTAAATGACCACACCCTTATCCAACTAAGCCAACAAGCTATGGATACTCAGCAAGCCATTAGTGACCCTTTACTGCTGCATTTATCGCGACTATCCCTGATGGTTGGCGACCATAATTATTCTAGCTTGAAAGAAGACGATAGCCGCTGCCTAAAAGTAAACAGCACCTTTGCAAAGCTTGCAGCCAATACCGACCGAACCAAAGATAAGCCTACGGTGAAGCAATCGTTAGAAGAACACTTATTGGGTGTGGGGTCTTTTACAGCGCAATTTGCCCGTGCCTTGCCCATTATTGCTGGCGAAATGCCTCGCCTTAAGAATCACGATCCTCTAGCGAAACCTACGGGAGTTGCTCGCTTTAAATGGCAAAACGCTGCTTTTAAGGCTGCTTTGGGCTTGCAAGAGACCACCTGCGAGCATGGCTTTTTTGGCATAAATATGGCCTCTACAGGTGCTGGTAAAACTATTGGTAACGCTCGCATTATGTATGCTCTTGCTGACCCTAAAAAAGGCGCTCGCTTTACCATAGCTTTGGGACTGCGCGTCCTGACTTTACAAACGGGATTGAGCTTTCGTAACAACCTAAAATTGCAGGGCAATCAGCTAGCTATATTGGTCGGTGGTACTGCGCATAAGAAATTATTTGAGTTGGCTTATGACAATAAAGCAGGCGAGTTTAGCCATATCTTAGCGGAATACAATAAAGACTCTAACCCGGACCATGACTCTGAAACTTTTGGCAGTGAGTCTAGCGAAGATTTGATAGACGAGATTATAGACAGCGATATTGATTACCAAGATTATGATGAGCTTAATTTTGGTACTGTCATAGCTAGCCCTAAAGCGCGTGACCTAATCTTTGCTCCTATTGTGACCTGTACTGTTGATCATATTATCCAAGCTAGCGAGTGCAAGCGCGGCGGCAAGTATATCGCCCCTATGCTGCGCCTACTTAGCAGCGACCTTATTCTCGATGAGCCGGACGACTTTGATCAGGCTGACTTACCTGCCTTATCTCGCCTTGTTCATCTAGCTGGACTTATGGGGACACGGGTATTACTGTCTTCTGCTACGCTGACGCCAGACTTAGTAACAGGGCTTTTTGAGGCCTATCTGGAAGGGCGAAAACTCTTCAATCAAAGCCAAAATAAACCCTCACCTAATGTCGTCTGTGCTTGGTTTGATGAGCAAGAAAAATCTGTAACCTCGCAGCAGTGCAATGCCAGCAGTAACTTTTATGAGGCGCACAATAACTTTAGCACCCGGCGAGCCAGTTATCTTGCCAAGCAGCCTATCCGCCGTAAGGCTGAGATATTGCCTCTTGAATTGTCCTACAGTAAAGAATCACAAACGCAATTCTATAGTCAACTGGCGCAAGTAATCGTCGATGGCGCTATTACCTTGCACAATGACCACCACGTAACTTCCTCCAAAACTTCGCAACAGGTAAGCATCGGGCTGGTGCGTATTGCCAACGTCAACAATATTAATGCCATTGCCAAGCAATTATTTCGACCAGAGACTATTCACTTACCTGACGATACGGTACTGCATGTGGTGAGCTATCATGCCAAGCAGCTTTTAGTACTACGCAACAGTTTAGAGAATAAACTCGACCGTATTCTAGCTCGCGGCGATAGTGAGATAGCACTCTTTGAGCATCCAGAAATACAGCAGGCGCTCGCTAGCCACCCTGCGCAAAAACATATTTTTATGGTGCTCGCAACGCCGGTAGCAGAAGTAGGACGCGATCACGATTATGATTGGGCTATCGTCGAGCCCTCTTCCATGCGCTCAATTATTCAATTGGCGGGCCGAGTATGGCGGCATCGCCCCGATAAAGTCGCCACCACCCCTAATATCTTCTTGCTGCAATATAACCTTGGTTACTTCAAACAAAAAGGGGCTAAGCAGCCTGTCTTTACCCGTCCTGGATTTGAGACCGTCAGTATCCAGCCTAAAAGTTATGACTTAAATAAACTGATTAGCCCAGCACAGCTCGAGCACATCGATGCTAGGCCACGCATACTCACTAGTGACAATAAAACGGTTGAGACGCTAAGCGACCTCGAGCATCAGGTTATGAAAGACTTGCTGAATAATACCAAGTTAAATTATGTGAATGCTTATTGGGAATCTGGGGCTACTGCCAATCGCACTCATACCCATTTACAGCAAATTAGTCCTTTTCGAGCGGGCAGCCCGCAGGAAGATTGGTTGCTCATCCCACGCTTGGTACACGATGATGAAGATACGGATATTCCCTCTGAGGGCTTTGACGCTTACCCTGCTGAAGAGGTGTTTGATAAAGGATTAAATAGAGCCAATTCGCAAAATAAAGTCGTTCAGCCTCTAGATTTTGAGTTCAATCATCCGAGTATTTACCCTTGGTTAGCCACTTCGTTAAAAGAAGCTTTGCTAGAACTACAGGCCAAACAACCCGAAAAAAGCTTGCGCTCCTTAGCTATTAGCTATGCGTCTGCTTCACTGGATCGTATGACGCCGAGTAACAACCGAGGCTGGCACTTTCATGAGTACTTTGGGTTTATACGTGATTAG
- a CDS encoding type II toxin-antitoxin system Phd/YefM family antitoxin — MQQVTSQEFRQSPDKILQQADNEPVLITQHGIPERVIMSFEQYQAINAVKKDTKPFVSAADALSGSPEVADIDFDPPRVEIGFRSVEF, encoded by the coding sequence ATGCAGCAAGTTACCAGTCAAGAGTTTAGACAGAGTCCTGATAAAATATTACAGCAGGCAGACAATGAGCCTGTTCTAATTACCCAACATGGTATACCTGAACGAGTAATAATGAGCTTTGAGCAATATCAAGCTATTAATGCGGTCAAAAAAGATACTAAACCATTTGTTAGTGCAGCAGATGCCCTCAGTGGCTCACCTGAAGTTGCGGATATTGATTTTGATCCGCCACGCGTTGAAATAGGCTTTCGATCTGTCGAGTTTTAA
- a CDS encoding type II toxin-antitoxin system VapC family toxin produces the protein MYLLDTNVISEIRKVNLGKANAGVAEWTRQASQSLMYVSVISLMEIEQGILRLERRDTVQASLLKNWFHNTVLPSFDDNVVNIDQRVALACAALHVPDKQPANDSLIAATALIHDLTLVTRNTKDFEHIGVRLFNPFT, from the coding sequence ATGTATTTACTTGACACTAATGTGATTTCCGAAATTCGTAAGGTAAATTTAGGCAAAGCAAATGCCGGTGTCGCTGAATGGACGAGGCAAGCCTCTCAGTCCTTGATGTATGTTAGTGTTATCTCTTTAATGGAAATAGAGCAGGGTATTTTAAGACTGGAGCGTAGAGATACGGTTCAGGCTTCCCTGTTAAAAAACTGGTTCCATAATACGGTTCTGCCTTCCTTTGATGATAACGTGGTTAACATTGATCAAAGAGTAGCGTTAGCTTGCGCTGCCTTGCATGTCCCTGACAAACAGCCGGCTAACGATTCCCTTATTGCGGCGACCGCCCTAATTCATGACTTAACCTTAGTGACTCGTAATACCAAAGACTTTGAACACATTGGGGTCAGGTTATTTAATCCTTTCACCTAA
- the cas1f gene encoding type I-F CRISPR-associated endonuclease Cas1f produces the protein MSKSNNPYTDNSFVSSDLKTILHSKRANIYYLSHCRVMQKDGRVLYLTEDDKANLYYNIPIANTTCLLLGTGTSVTQAAMRLLSQAGVLVGFCGGGGTPLFMGTEREVHVEWMTPQSEYRPTEYMQGWMQWWWDDDKRLAAAKLMQHARLDYLQAIWSKDPDLRQHGFDSRSEAIQSLLTDNIRQINEQQETMHLLQLEARLTKKLYRLAAENTGYSGFSRDHEGIDKANGFLNHGNYLAYGLGATTAWVLGIPHGFAVMHGKTRRGALVFDIADIVKDALVLPLAFICASENLSEQEFRQECLNMFTRHKALDYMFEAVKTLAIKKDWDE, from the coding sequence ATGTCCAAATCTAACAATCCTTATACCGATAATAGTTTTGTTTCCTCCGACCTTAAAACTATCTTGCATTCTAAGCGCGCTAATATCTATTACCTTTCACATTGTCGGGTAATGCAGAAAGACGGTCGCGTGCTGTATCTGACCGAAGATGATAAAGCCAACCTCTACTACAACATTCCTATTGCCAATACGACTTGCCTCTTATTAGGCACCGGTACGTCTGTCACCCAAGCGGCCATGCGACTGCTCTCACAAGCCGGCGTATTAGTCGGGTTTTGTGGCGGTGGCGGCACGCCTTTATTTATGGGGACAGAGCGCGAAGTCCATGTCGAGTGGATGACGCCGCAGAGTGAATATCGCCCTACGGAATATATGCAAGGCTGGATGCAGTGGTGGTGGGATGATGACAAGCGCTTGGCCGCAGCTAAGCTGATGCAACATGCCCGCCTAGACTATCTACAAGCCATTTGGAGCAAAGATCCAGACCTTAGACAGCACGGTTTTGATAGTCGGAGCGAAGCCATACAATCATTGCTGACTGATAATATCCGCCAAATCAATGAGCAGCAAGAGACGATGCATCTGTTGCAGTTAGAAGCACGTTTAACGAAAAAGCTCTATCGCTTGGCAGCTGAAAATACCGGCTATTCTGGCTTTAGTCGTGACCATGAAGGGATAGATAAAGCCAATGGCTTCCTCAATCATGGCAACTATCTGGCTTATGGGCTAGGCGCGACGACCGCTTGGGTACTCGGGATCCCCCATGGCTTCGCTGTCATGCATGGTAAGACCCGGCGCGGCGCATTGGTGTTTGATATTGCCGATATTGTCAAAGATGCTTTGGTACTGCCCTTGGCGTTTATTTGCGCTAGCGAAAACTTAAGCGAGCAAGAATTTCGTCAAGAGTGCTTGAATATGTTCACTCGGCATAAAGCTTTGGACTATATGTTCGAAGCCGTGAAGACTTTGGCTATTAAGAAGGATTGGGATGAATAA
- a CDS encoding MFS transporter: MFAFLQVYSVQSILPVLMIDLMATEVQVGMVVGATVLAVALMSPFLGMLSDAIGRKKIIVGAILFLAVPTALMASSTSIETMTIWRFLQGLSVPGITVVTIAYIGEEYEGNALAELMSYYVAGSVLGGFMGRFILGHLHEWIGWRSAYYVMAGLTLIGALWVAKSLPASQHFVPSPKFRTALATLGRHLTNRYVLSACLLGFCVLFSLVGCFTFINLHLSEAPYQLSTGQLANIFAVYLIGVVITPLSTKIVRRFGSARTVIAAVIISMVGVLLTLAAPLWLIIVGLTIMSSGVFITQSATISYIASNVTEGRSLASGLYYMAYYAGGTLGAWVCGLAYAQGDWLWTVWVLLGLQVLALLIASIGMVKTPRTVAAR; this comes from the coding sequence ATGTTTGCGTTTTTGCAGGTCTATTCGGTACAGTCGATTCTGCCCGTATTGATGATTGACTTAATGGCGACCGAGGTGCAGGTCGGCATGGTAGTAGGGGCTACGGTCTTGGCTGTGGCGTTGATGTCGCCTTTTTTAGGCATGCTATCTGATGCTATAGGGCGTAAGAAAATTATCGTTGGCGCTATCTTATTTTTAGCTGTGCCTACCGCGCTGATGGCTAGCAGTACCAGCATCGAGACCATGACAATATGGCGGTTTTTGCAAGGGTTGTCCGTACCGGGTATCACCGTGGTGACCATTGCCTATATTGGTGAGGAGTATGAGGGCAACGCTTTAGCTGAGCTCATGTCCTATTATGTGGCAGGCTCCGTACTTGGTGGCTTTATGGGGCGCTTCATTTTAGGGCATTTGCACGAGTGGATAGGCTGGCGTAGTGCTTATTACGTGATGGCAGGTCTCACTTTAATAGGGGCATTATGGGTCGCCAAGTCGCTACCCGCCTCGCAGCACTTTGTGCCCAGTCCCAAGTTTCGCACTGCCTTAGCGACTTTAGGACGGCATCTAACCAACCGTTATGTCTTATCTGCCTGTTTATTAGGGTTTTGTGTGCTGTTCTCTTTGGTCGGCTGCTTTACCTTTATCAACCTGCATTTATCGGAAGCACCTTATCAATTAAGTACAGGGCAGTTGGCGAATATTTTTGCCGTCTATTTGATCGGTGTGGTTATTACTCCGTTATCGACCAAAATTGTGCGCCGTTTTGGGTCAGCGCGTACCGTGATTGCTGCGGTTATCATCTCTATGGTCGGGGTGTTATTAACCTTGGCTGCTCCTTTATGGCTCATTATCGTAGGCCTCACTATTATGTCTTCAGGGGTATTTATTACCCAGTCGGCGACCATCAGCTATATCGCGTCCAATGTCACAGAAGGGCGCTCATTAGCCTCGGGACTGTATTATATGGCTTACTATGCAGGCGGGACGCTCGGGGCGTGGGTATGTGGTTTGGCTTATGCGCAGGGGGATTGGCTGTGGACCGTTTGGGTGCTACTGGGTTTGCAAGTGTTAGCTTTATTGATTGCCAGTATCGGCATGGTGAAGACCCCGCGTACCGTTGCTGCAAGGTAA